Proteins from a single region of Gammaproteobacteria bacterium:
- a CDS encoding RNA methyltransferase translates to MSGPSPNVRIVLVNTTHPGNIGAVARAMKNMGLRELYLVDPKVYPSAEATARASGADDVLADAVVCADLKRAIADCPLVIGASARTRAIDCPRLTPRECVTLIAARTQAGPAAVVFGREHSGLSNAELDRCHFQLSIPVDPGFPSLNIAAAVQIFAYEYFTARVGMEAGAAAGDNAPVPAAEMERFYLHLEQILVEIGFLDPARPRHLMRRLRRLYNRAEPDQNEMNILRGILTAVHARCGGQAAPAARQEPGEE, encoded by the coding sequence ATGTCCGGTCCCTCGCCCAATGTACGCATCGTCCTGGTGAACACCACGCACCCCGGCAACATCGGCGCCGTGGCGCGGGCGATGAAGAACATGGGCCTGCGCGAGCTGTACCTGGTCGATCCCAAGGTCTATCCCAGCGCCGAGGCAACGGCGCGCGCCTCGGGCGCGGACGACGTGCTGGCGGACGCCGTGGTGTGCGCGGACCTCAAGCGGGCGATCGCGGATTGCCCGCTGGTGATCGGCGCCAGCGCGCGCACCCGCGCCATCGATTGCCCGCGCCTCACCCCGCGCGAATGCGTCACGCTGATTGCGGCGCGCACGCAGGCGGGACCGGCGGCAGTAGTGTTCGGGCGCGAGCATTCGGGCCTCAGCAACGCCGAGCTGGACCGCTGCCATTTCCAGCTCTCCATCCCGGTGGACCCCGGTTTTCCCTCGCTGAACATCGCCGCCGCGGTGCAGATATTCGCCTATGAATACTTCACGGCGCGGGTCGGCATGGAGGCGGGCGCGGCGGCGGGCGACAACGCGCCGGTGCCGGCGGCGGAGATGGAGCGATTCTACCTTCATCTGGAGCAGATCCTGGTCGAGATCGGTTTTCTCGATCCGGCCCGGCCCCGCCACCTCATGCGCCGCCTGCGCCGCCTGTACAACCGCGCGGAGCCCGATCAGAACGAGATGAACATCCTGCGCGGCATCCTGACGGCGGTGCACGCCCGCTGTGGCGGGCAGGCCGCACCGGCGGCCCGGCAGGAGCCGGGCGAGGAGTAA